In Drosophila pseudoobscura strain MV-25-SWS-2005 chromosome 4, UCI_Dpse_MV25, whole genome shotgun sequence, the following proteins share a genomic window:
- the beat-Ia gene encoding uncharacterized protein beat-Ia isoform X1, translated as MRFPQVFYQMALTTILLTITIELASALRDVRVRVPHAVRRGEKGILKCFYDIEDDSLYSVKWYKGRREFYRYTPKETPPMKVFHFPGVKVRRVSSNESQVVLDAVTMATSGKYSCEVSADAPSFHTLIAAAELEVIETPHNAPFITGIRSRYRVGDILRGNCTSRHSRPAANLTWTVNNEEVNPSHVRHHKIVVETRNDMQTSIVGIHFVVTDQHFDNGKLKLRCSAQLHDVYWKTTEKTILEADPFTKYGSGGASGNRVSPDEFYDQYTHEDEQFHSKKNSYLTQLQDFLFHSSGEEDDGAEGAEDGGAAWRGVGSGSSSCCPSQSLAVSGSLLAVLGWTLGRQLVSQLQALTSGAGIAASGTTSSNRRCTSHRTHSGHMRVSATKQRQRRVHGLRASDCSWRGCKIGRTNDSNNSSSSCIRQLT; from the exons AGCTAGCAAGTGCCCTAAGAGATGTTCGGGTGCGAGTGCCACACGCAGTGCGGCGTGGAGAAAAGGGTATTCTAAAATGCTTCTACGACATCGAGGACGACAGTCTGTACTCAGTGAAGTGGTATAAAGGTAGACGCGAGTTCTACCGATACACTCCCAAGGAGACGCCGCCCATGAAGGTTTTTCATTTTCCGGGTGTTAAAGTGCGT CGCGTATCCTCGAACGAGAGCCAAGTGGTGCTGGATGCGGTAACAATGGCAACATCCGGTAAATACAGTTGCGAAGTTTCGGCGGATGCGCCCTCATTTCATACATTAATAGCCGCTGCCGAATTGGAGGTTATTG AGACACCGCACAATGCGCCATTCATAACGGGAATACGTTCCCGATACCGGGTCGGCGACATATTGCGAGGTAATTGCACATCGCGACACTCCCGGCCCGCGGCCAATCTCACATGGACAGTGAATAATGAAGAG GTGAATCCCTCGCACGTGCGGCATCACAAAATCGTTGTGGAGACTCGCAACGATATGCAGACCTCCATTGTGGGCATCCACTTCGTGGTCACCGATCAGCACTTCGACAACGGCAAGCTAAAG CTCCGGTGCAGTGCCCAGCTGCACGACGTGTACTGGAAGACCACCGAGAAGACCATCCTCGAGGCGGATCCATTTACCAAGTACGGCAGCGGAGGGGCCAGCGGGAACCGCGTCAGCCCCGACGAGTTCTACGACCAGTACACGCACGAAGACGAGCAGTTCCACAGCAAGAAGAACAGCTATCTGACACAGCTGCAGG ACTTTCTCTTTCATTCCTCAGGCGAAGAAGACGACGGAGCCGAAGGAGCGGAGGATGGCGGCGCCGCCTGGCGGGGCGTGGGCTCGGGCTCGTCCAGCTGCTGTCCGAGTCAATCTTTGGCAGTCAGTGGATCGCTGCTGGCGGTGCTCGGCTGGACGCTAGGCAGGCAATTAGTGTCGCAGTTGCAGGCGCTAACAAGCGGCGCCGGCATTGCAGCGAGTGGCacaaccagcagcaacagaaggtGCACCAGCCACCGGACACATTCCGGACACATGCGGGTCAGCGCCACAaagcaacggcagcggcgggTTCATGGCCTCCGGGCGTCCGACTGCAGCTGGAGAGGATGCAAAATCGGCAGGACcaacgacagcaacaacagcagcagcagttgcatcAGGCAATTAACATGA
- the beat-Ia gene encoding uncharacterized protein beat-Ia isoform X2 produces the protein MRFPQVFYQMALTTILLTITIELASALRDVRVRVPHAVRRGEKGILKCFYDIEDDSLYSVKWYKGRREFYRYTPKETPPMKVFHFPGVKVRRVSSNESQVVLDAVTMATSGKYSCEVSADAPSFHTLIAAAELEVIETPHNAPFITGIRSRYRVGDILRGNCTSRHSRPAANLTWTVNNEEVNPSHVRHHKIVVETRNDMQTSIVGIHFVVTDQHFDNGKLKLRCSAQLHDVYWKTTEKTILEADPFTKYGSGGASGNRVSPDEFYDQYTHEDEQFHSKKNSYLTQLQGEEDDGAEGAEDGGAAWRGVGSGSSSCCPSQSLAVSGSLLAVLGWTLGRQLVSQLQALTSGAGIAASGTTSSNRRCTSHRTHSGHMRVSATKQRQRRVHGLRASDCSWRGCKIGRTNDSNNSSSSCIRQLT, from the exons AGCTAGCAAGTGCCCTAAGAGATGTTCGGGTGCGAGTGCCACACGCAGTGCGGCGTGGAGAAAAGGGTATTCTAAAATGCTTCTACGACATCGAGGACGACAGTCTGTACTCAGTGAAGTGGTATAAAGGTAGACGCGAGTTCTACCGATACACTCCCAAGGAGACGCCGCCCATGAAGGTTTTTCATTTTCCGGGTGTTAAAGTGCGT CGCGTATCCTCGAACGAGAGCCAAGTGGTGCTGGATGCGGTAACAATGGCAACATCCGGTAAATACAGTTGCGAAGTTTCGGCGGATGCGCCCTCATTTCATACATTAATAGCCGCTGCCGAATTGGAGGTTATTG AGACACCGCACAATGCGCCATTCATAACGGGAATACGTTCCCGATACCGGGTCGGCGACATATTGCGAGGTAATTGCACATCGCGACACTCCCGGCCCGCGGCCAATCTCACATGGACAGTGAATAATGAAGAG GTGAATCCCTCGCACGTGCGGCATCACAAAATCGTTGTGGAGACTCGCAACGATATGCAGACCTCCATTGTGGGCATCCACTTCGTGGTCACCGATCAGCACTTCGACAACGGCAAGCTAAAG CTCCGGTGCAGTGCCCAGCTGCACGACGTGTACTGGAAGACCACCGAGAAGACCATCCTCGAGGCGGATCCATTTACCAAGTACGGCAGCGGAGGGGCCAGCGGGAACCGCGTCAGCCCCGACGAGTTCTACGACCAGTACACGCACGAAGACGAGCAGTTCCACAGCAAGAAGAACAGCTATCTGACACAGCTGCAGG GCGAAGAAGACGACGGAGCCGAAGGAGCGGAGGATGGCGGCGCCGCCTGGCGGGGCGTGGGCTCGGGCTCGTCCAGCTGCTGTCCGAGTCAATCTTTGGCAGTCAGTGGATCGCTGCTGGCGGTGCTCGGCTGGACGCTAGGCAGGCAATTAGTGTCGCAGTTGCAGGCGCTAACAAGCGGCGCCGGCATTGCAGCGAGTGGCacaaccagcagcaacagaaggtGCACCAGCCACCGGACACATTCCGGACACATGCGGGTCAGCGCCACAaagcaacggcagcggcgggTTCATGGCCTCCGGGCGTCCGACTGCAGCTGGAGAGGATGCAAAATCGGCAGGACcaacgacagcaacaacagcagcagcagttgcatcAGGCAATTAACATGA
- the LOC4816334 gene encoding uncharacterized protein has product MTSKGTLLATVLLMVLIPLPICQAIWFPWYFHRYGLEPHSARHKGPGGGTAPAVPSGKQPKPADGAKPGTNKNNSKGGSTCPPGYEPKDPKAVREAGSTTRICDDNPVLMQLARLYVVSPERIVLLLAQASMVDSCAEICDVLGNIHAATSNCVLAPDNIYAKLSDGLDYFKEVVCATDCEASPRKRFAGLLESQNCIREMRTDMIECEAPPDWYETQNKSKLCQIYNDVLDCYYTRAAMLCGIESAKQLRSFAADSMGRAMNHKCEVSKKLPRVDNAMPSMASASSHMGMALFIIFLNLIIC; this is encoded by the coding sequence ATGACATCGAAAGGGACACTTCTGGCAACTGTGCTACTGATGGTGCTTATCCCACTGCCCATCTGCCAGGCCATTTGGTTTCCCTGGTACTTCCATCGCTATGGACTAGAGCCGCACTCGGCTCGGCACAAGGGACCCGGCGGTGGGACAGCTCCGGCAGTTCCCAGTGGAAAACAGCCAAAGCCCGCGGACGGAGCGAAGCCCGGCACGAACAAGAACAATAGCAAGGGTGGCTCGACCTGTCCGCCTGGCTACGAGCCAAAGGACCCTAAGGCTGTCCGGGAAGCGGGATCGACAACTCGTATCTGCGATGATAACCCCGTGCTGATGCAGCTTGCCCGTCTCTATGTGGTCAGTCCGGAGAGGAttgtgctgctgttggcccAGGCCTCCATGGTTGATTCGTGCGCTGAGATCTGCGATGTTCTCGGGAACATTCACGCTGCAACCAGCAACTGTGTACTGGCCCCAGACAATATCTATGCAAAGCTAAGCGATGGACTGGACTACTTCAAGGAAGTTGTATGCGCCACCGACTGTGAGGCCAGCCCACGCAAGCGGTTTGCTGGGCTATTGGAGTCCCAGAACTGCATCCGAGAGATGCGCACCGACATGATCGAGTGCGAGGCACCACCCGATTGGTATGAGACGCAGAATAAATCCAAACTCTGTCAGATCTACAACGATGTCCTGGACTGCTACTACACCAGGGCGGCAATGCTGTGCGGCATTGAGTCGGCCAAGCAGCTGAGATCTTTTGCTGCTGATAGCATGGGCCGGGCAATGAACCATAAGTGTGAGGTCAGCAAGAAACTTCCGAGGGTGGACAATGCCATGCCCTCGATGGCGTCGGCCTCTTCGCACATGGGCATGGCTCTCTTTATCATTTTTCTGAATCTCATCATTTGTTAA